A region from the Methylocystis iwaonis genome encodes:
- a CDS encoding gamma carbonic anhydrase family protein, whose product MPLYTLDGVAPRLPAEGRYFVAPGAHLIGRVELQEDANVWFNCVLRGDNEWITIGARTNIQDNSILHTDMGFPLTIGADCTIGHNVILHGCTIGDASLIGMGATILNGAKIGKNCLVGANALVTEGKEFPDNSLIVGAPAKVIRVLDGDSREKLLESAKHYVENGQRFAKGLVEIVP is encoded by the coding sequence ATGCCGCTTTACACGCTCGACGGCGTCGCGCCGCGCCTGCCCGCCGAGGGACGTTATTTCGTTGCGCCCGGCGCGCATCTCATCGGCCGCGTCGAGCTGCAGGAAGACGCCAATGTCTGGTTCAATTGCGTGCTGCGCGGCGACAATGAGTGGATCACCATCGGCGCCCGCACCAATATCCAGGACAACAGCATTCTCCACACCGATATGGGCTTTCCGCTGACGATCGGCGCCGACTGCACCATTGGGCACAATGTGATCCTGCATGGCTGCACGATCGGCGACGCCAGCCTCATCGGCATGGGCGCGACGATCCTCAATGGCGCCAAGATCGGGAAAAATTGCCTTGTCGGCGCCAATGCGCTGGTGACGGAGGGCAAGGAATTCCCGGATAATTCGCTGATCGTCGGCGCGCCCGCCAAGGTTATTCGCGTTCTCGACGGCGACTCGCGCGAAAAGCTCCTCGAGTCCGCCAAGCACTATGTCGAGAACGGCCAGCGCTTTGCGAAAGGGCTCGTCGAAATCGTCCCTTGA
- a CDS encoding transglutaminase-like cysteine peptidase encodes MCAARRILQGFALAFVAWSVSLSAQAGARLPMSSFSPLGPETSVPFGWFDFCQRYSGECDDAARPAQNIELTAAAFRKIESVNALVNNQIEPVSDPQHAGVPDAWDYPEDGKGDCEDYALMKRRLLIRAGFPRGALLLSVVKDEHGDGHSVLLVRTSRGDFVLDNLADEVAPWAKTPYRFVKRQSQENQNVWVAVGAPTSAPMYVAK; translated from the coding sequence ATGTGTGCCGCTCGTCGCATCCTGCAGGGTTTTGCTCTCGCCTTTGTGGCGTGGAGCGTCTCGCTCTCCGCGCAAGCCGGCGCCCGTCTGCCGATGTCGAGCTTTTCGCCGCTCGGTCCGGAGACGAGCGTCCCCTTCGGATGGTTCGACTTCTGCCAGCGCTATAGCGGCGAATGCGACGACGCGGCCCGACCGGCGCAGAACATCGAGCTGACGGCGGCCGCCTTTCGCAAGATCGAAAGCGTCAATGCGCTGGTGAATAACCAGATCGAGCCGGTTTCCGATCCCCAGCACGCCGGCGTTCCCGACGCCTGGGATTATCCCGAGGATGGCAAGGGCGACTGCGAAGATTATGCGCTAATGAAGCGCCGTCTGCTGATCCGCGCCGGATTTCCGCGCGGCGCGTTGCTGCTTTCGGTGGTGAAGGACGAGCATGGCGACGGCCATTCGGTGCTCTTGGTGCGCACCAGCCGCGGCGATTTCGTGCTCGATAATCTCGCCGATGAGGTCGCGCCCTGGGCGAAGACGCCCTATCGCTTCGTCAAGCGCCAGTCGCAGGAAAATCAGAACGTCTGGGTCGCGGTCGGCGCGCCGACGAGCGCGCCGATGTATGTGGCGAAGTAA
- a CDS encoding transglutaminase-like cysteine peptidase, with translation MFGFIGKSVLALGMAGAALMPVAATSFAGPDVSSFATLGPETSIPYGWVDFCQRYRGECQADYQIPQDIDLNASNFNKITRINLWVNKHVAPIADSEHWGVIDAWDYPTDGKGDCEDYALLKRRMLIEEGFPRGALLLTVVKEKNGDGHSVLTVRTNHGEYILDNLTDQVRPWTKAPYRFVKRQSQQDPNIWVAIGAPTAAPAYVSNGP, from the coding sequence ATGTTCGGGTTCATCGGCAAATCGGTTTTGGCGCTCGGAATGGCTGGGGCGGCGCTTATGCCTGTCGCGGCGACGAGCTTTGCCGGGCCGGATGTGTCGAGCTTCGCGACGCTTGGCCCGGAGACCAGCATCCCCTACGGCTGGGTCGATTTCTGTCAGCGCTATCGCGGCGAATGCCAGGCCGATTACCAAATCCCTCAGGACATCGACCTCAACGCGTCCAACTTCAACAAAATCACCCGCATCAATCTCTGGGTGAACAAGCACGTCGCTCCCATCGCGGATAGCGAGCATTGGGGCGTCATCGACGCCTGGGACTATCCGACCGACGGCAAGGGCGATTGCGAAGATTATGCGCTGTTGAAGCGCCGCATGCTGATCGAGGAAGGCTTTCCGAGGGGAGCGCTGCTTCTGACCGTCGTCAAAGAGAAGAACGGCGACGGCCATTCGGTGCTGACCGTCCGCACGAATCACGGCGAATATATTCTCGACAATCTCACCGATCAGGTGCGGCCCTGGACCAAGGCGCCCTATCGTTTCGTCAAGCGTCAATCGCAGCAGGACCCGAATATCTGGGTCGCGATCGGCGCGCCGACAGCCGCGCCGGCCTATGTGTCAAACGGCCCGTGA
- a CDS encoding MipA/OmpV family protein: protein MRFGVVKIWGAAAVAALSCAGGAGAAELIPPPKTDANGWIVTVSVIGAISPSFPGSGQVRPYPFPAVAVRRVGEAETFSTPDEGFGFPVLDLDYVRAGPVANFVFQRGQRDGLFGLHRVALTHEVGGFVELHPFDHLRVRAEMRQGIDGHKGFVAALYADAYESVGPFRFSVGPRLNFGDNSYANAYFSVTPFEALLNGRLTPYTATGGFTAAGGMATARYTLNDKVSVSIYGGGQRLLGSVGSSPIPNLIGSRNQFNAGLAVNYSFIVHNPFQ from the coding sequence TTGCGATTCGGAGTCGTCAAAATTTGGGGCGCAGCCGCCGTCGCCGCTTTGTCCTGCGCCGGCGGCGCAGGCGCGGCCGAGCTGATTCCCCCGCCCAAGACCGACGCCAACGGCTGGATCGTCACGGTGAGCGTCATCGGCGCGATATCGCCGAGCTTTCCGGGCTCTGGTCAGGTTCGCCCCTATCCCTTCCCGGCGGTCGCCGTGCGCCGGGTCGGCGAGGCCGAGACCTTCTCCACGCCGGACGAGGGCTTCGGCTTCCCCGTCCTCGATCTGGATTATGTGCGCGCCGGTCCGGTCGCGAACTTCGTCTTCCAGCGCGGCCAGCGCGACGGGCTATTCGGTTTGCATCGCGTCGCTTTGACCCATGAGGTGGGCGGTTTCGTCGAGCTTCATCCCTTCGATCATCTCCGCGTGCGCGCGGAGATGCGGCAGGGAATCGACGGGCACAAGGGCTTTGTGGCGGCGCTTTATGCGGACGCCTATGAGTCGGTCGGCCCCTTCCGCTTCTCCGTGGGGCCCCGGCTCAATTTCGGCGATAATTCCTATGCGAACGCCTATTTCTCGGTGACGCCCTTCGAGGCGCTGCTGAACGGGCGCCTCACCCCCTATACGGCGACCGGCGGCTTCACCGCAGCCGGCGGCATGGCGACGGCCCGCTATACGCTGAACGACAAGGTGAGCGTCTCGATCTATGGCGGCGGCCAGCGGTTGCTGGGTAGCGTCGGCTCCAGCCCCATCCCCAATTTGATCGGCTCGCGCAACCAGTTCAACGCGGGCCTGGCGGTCAATTACTCCTTCATCGTCCATAACCCGTTTCAATAA
- a CDS encoding FAD-dependent monooxygenase has product MSAPIVIAGAGVGGLTAALSLARAGKRALVLERAPKIEEVGAGFQIAPNAGRILAGLGLEEPLAAVALEPQAINIRRGRDGAVLAKLDLTDSRARWGAPFRVYHRADLQQVLLQAALAHEAIEVRAGARVGSFEARAGSVSLRVHAGDGVEEIEGVGLVGADGLRSAVRGRLLPTEKDAPVYSGLTAWRALVPAELAPAVFRARESNLWMLPGGHVVHYPLRDGSIINVVVIVAEPPRQSEGASILSLDGAQLARALERLRPAAELRALIEAGASWRHWPLFGRPPLESWSQGAVTLLGDAAHPMLPFLAQGAAQAIEDAEALGRAFLQLGATAETAFAAYQQIRIPRASQIVRASRRQGDYFHLAGPAALGRDLAIRALGGRGMLARNAWLYRQP; this is encoded by the coding sequence ATGAGCGCCCCCATCGTCATCGCCGGCGCGGGCGTCGGCGGCCTCACGGCGGCGCTGTCCCTGGCCCGCGCGGGAAAGCGCGCGCTGGTATTGGAGCGCGCGCCCAAGATCGAGGAGGTCGGGGCCGGTTTCCAGATCGCCCCCAACGCCGGACGGATTCTGGCGGGCCTCGGCCTCGAAGAGCCGCTGGCCGCCGTCGCGCTGGAGCCGCAAGCCATCAATATCCGCCGGGGACGCGACGGCGCCGTTCTCGCGAAGCTCGATCTTACGGATTCCCGCGCCCGCTGGGGCGCGCCGTTCCGGGTCTATCACCGCGCCGATCTTCAGCAGGTTTTGCTGCAAGCGGCGCTCGCCCATGAGGCGATCGAGGTCCGCGCGGGCGCGCGGGTCGGCAGTTTCGAGGCGCGCGCGGGCAGCGTCTCTTTGCGCGTCCACGCCGGCGACGGCGTCGAGGAAATCGAGGGCGTCGGGCTCGTCGGCGCCGATGGGCTGCGCTCGGCCGTGCGCGGGCGCCTTCTCCCGACAGAAAAAGACGCGCCCGTCTATTCCGGCCTCACGGCCTGGCGCGCGCTCGTGCCGGCCGAGCTGGCGCCCGCCGTCTTTCGCGCCCGCGAGAGCAATCTGTGGATGCTGCCCGGCGGCCATGTCGTGCATTACCCGCTGCGCGACGGAAGCATCATCAATGTCGTCGTGATCGTCGCCGAGCCGCCGCGCCAGAGCGAGGGCGCCTCGATCCTCTCTCTGGACGGGGCGCAGCTCGCCCGCGCGCTCGAGCGTCTGCGTCCCGCCGCGGAGCTGCGGGCGCTGATCGAGGCGGGCGCGTCTTGGCGGCATTGGCCGCTTTTCGGCCGCCCGCCGCTCGAAAGCTGGAGCCAGGGCGCCGTGACGCTGCTGGGCGACGCCGCCCATCCCATGCTGCCCTTCCTGGCGCAGGGCGCGGCTCAGGCGATCGAAGACGCCGAGGCGCTGGGTCGCGCCTTTCTGCAGCTCGGCGCGACCGCCGAGACGGCCTTTGCGGCTTATCAACAGATAAGAATCCCCCGGGCCTCGCAAATTGTTCGAGCCTCGCGCCGGCAGGGCGATTATTTCCACCTCGCCGGTCCGGCGGCGCTGGGGCGCGATCTTGCGATTCGGGCGCTGGGCGGGCGCGGCATGCTCGCCCGCAACGCCTGGCTTTACCGCCAGCCCTGA
- a CDS encoding HigA family addiction module antitoxin gives MTEVFAAKRADREPTHPGVILREDVLPSLGVTVTEFARMLDVGRQQLHRILSGDSSISPEMALKLGKLCGNGPEFWINMQVAVDLWRARKELGARLDAIQEIRPCA, from the coding sequence ATGACCGAGGTCTTTGCAGCCAAGCGGGCGGATCGCGAGCCCACGCATCCCGGCGTCATCCTGCGGGAGGATGTTTTGCCCTCCCTCGGCGTCACAGTGACCGAATTCGCCAGGATGCTCGATGTCGGTCGGCAGCAGTTGCACCGCATTCTCTCTGGAGACTCCAGCATCTCTCCTGAAATGGCCCTGAAACTTGGCAAGCTCTGCGGCAACGGCCCCGAATTCTGGATCAACATGCAGGTCGCCGTGGATTTATGGCGCGCCCGAAAAGAGTTGGGCGCTCGGCTGGATGCGATCCAGGAAATCAGGCCTTGCGCCTGA
- a CDS encoding type II toxin-antitoxin system RelE/ParE family toxin, producing the protein MIKSFISKGLSEIFETGRSSKISSELHGRIVRRLDALDAAKSPSDMRVPGFDFHPLNGFDPTRYSVHVNGPWCITFEFEGQDATRVDFEQYH; encoded by the coding sequence ATGATAAAGTCGTTCATCAGCAAAGGTTTGTCTGAAATTTTTGAAACGGGGAGATCATCGAAAATATCAAGCGAGTTGCATGGGAGGATTGTTCGAAGGTTGGACGCGCTCGACGCCGCGAAAAGTCCGAGCGACATGCGTGTGCCCGGCTTTGATTTCCACCCTTTGAACGGATTCGATCCGACACGGTATTCGGTCCATGTGAATGGCCCATGGTGTATTACGTTCGAGTTCGAGGGACAGGATGCGACGCGCGTCGACTTCGAGCAATATCACTGA
- a CDS encoding zinc-finger domain-containing protein, with amino-acid sequence MAEHSTPHFHNTPGVAQIRVGAKEFMCIGALPPFDHPHVYIDMGADTQAVCPYCSTLYVYDASLHGGAEPAECVYHAEEPA; translated from the coding sequence ATGGCCGAACATTCCACGCCCCATTTCCACAATACGCCCGGCGTCGCCCAGATTCGCGTAGGGGCGAAGGAATTCATGTGCATCGGCGCGCTGCCGCCATTCGACCATCCGCATGTCTATATCGACATGGGCGCCGATACGCAGGCGGTCTGCCCCTATTGTTCGACGCTCTACGTCTACGACGCCTCGCTTCACGGCGGCGCCGAGCCGGCGGAATGCGTCTATCACGCGGAAGAGCCGGCTTAA
- a CDS encoding lipase family protein, whose protein sequence is MANLVFVAAYYDGPNLPPVFAAVVTRGTDVDVNDFWGVLQQAFEDFYVIFQSTPPWLPADSPALVADGTLYALETIQGFTSNGASLAAFLAEFLQSPQNENPVLVCTGHSLGGCVTTVLAPWLQASLAAVGVNNPIVPATFAALTAGNSAFADYYTSTFGYCPRYYNTLDVAPLAWGNLDAVSTIYDPCSIPIPDAAYVALVLWQDALLLEGASYSQQQANNAPLPGTCFELYPADWFTQASMQHHTGTYMRLLGGTSIDIGPSLAARSRPRRRVSRYRLLSQVRSRENLLLKSNKG, encoded by the coding sequence TTGGCGAATCTCGTGTTCGTCGCCGCCTATTATGACGGGCCAAACCTCCCGCCGGTTTTCGCCGCGGTCGTCACCCGCGGCACGGATGTCGACGTCAATGATTTTTGGGGCGTGCTGCAGCAGGCCTTCGAGGATTTTTACGTCATCTTCCAGAGCACGCCGCCCTGGTTGCCCGCCGATAGCCCGGCGCTTGTAGCCGATGGAACGCTTTACGCGCTGGAGACGATCCAGGGCTTCACCTCCAATGGGGCGTCGCTTGCCGCCTTCCTGGCGGAGTTCCTCCAGTCGCCGCAGAATGAAAACCCGGTTCTGGTGTGCACGGGCCATAGTCTCGGCGGATGCGTCACCACTGTGCTGGCCCCTTGGCTGCAAGCCTCGCTCGCCGCTGTCGGGGTCAACAACCCGATCGTTCCGGCGACCTTCGCGGCGCTTACGGCCGGCAACAGCGCCTTCGCCGATTATTATACATCGACCTTCGGTTATTGCCCCCGCTATTACAACACGCTGGACGTCGCGCCGCTCGCCTGGGGCAATTTGGACGCCGTCTCGACCATCTATGATCCGTGCAGCATCCCGATCCCGGACGCCGCCTATGTCGCCCTCGTCCTGTGGCAGGACGCGCTGCTGCTCGAAGGGGCGAGCTATTCGCAGCAGCAGGCCAATAACGCCCCGCTGCCGGGCACATGCTTCGAGCTCTATCCGGCGGATTGGTTCACGCAGGCCTCCATGCAGCATCATACGGGTACCTATATGCGCCTGCTCGGGGGAACCTCGATCGACATCGGCCCGAGCCTGGCCGCGCGAAGCCGGCCGAGACGGCGCGTCTCCCGTTACCGCCTGCTGTCGCAGGTGAGGAGCCGCGAAAACCTGCTGCTGAAGTCTAACAAGGGCTGA
- a CDS encoding cytochrome c-type biogenesis protein — MAIIAVLFISPAHAVTPGEKLPDPAMEARARAITSELRCLVCQNQSVDDSDASLAKDLRVLVREKLKDGLSDAEVKEYVHSRYGDFVLLRPPMKLDTILLWTAPFLALLAGAAAVWSAARRRRAAPAGSAELTAEERARLAALGLSEQPGRDSAE, encoded by the coding sequence GTGGCAATAATAGCCGTGCTCTTCATCTCCCCCGCCCACGCCGTCACCCCCGGTGAAAAGCTCCCCGACCCGGCCATGGAGGCCCGCGCCCGCGCCATCACCAGCGAGCTGCGCTGTCTCGTCTGCCAGAATCAGTCGGTCGACGATTCCGACGCCTCCCTCGCCAAGGATCTGCGCGTGCTCGTGCGCGAGAAGCTCAAAGACGGTCTGAGCGACGCTGAAGTGAAGGAGTATGTCCACTCCCGCTATGGCGACTTCGTTCTGCTGCGGCCGCCGATGAAGCTGGACACGATCCTCCTCTGGACCGCCCCTTTCCTCGCGCTGCTCGCAGGCGCCGCCGCCGTCTGGAGCGCCGCGCGCCGGCGCCGGGCGGCGCCCGCAGGCTCTGCCGAATTGACGGCCGAGGAACGCGCGCGGCTGGCGGCCTTGGGCCTCTCTGAACAACCTGGTAGGGATTCGGCAGAATAG
- a CDS encoding heme lyase CcmF/NrfE family subunit: MIVETGHYALILALALALLQFAIPSAGARLNDSSLMRVARPTAIAQFLFVAFAYGALTYAHVVSDFSLVNVIENSHSLKPFVYKISGVWGNHEGSMLLWVLVLSFCGALVAIFSSAMPDRLRADALSVQGLLGAAFLLFILLTSNPFARVDQPPWEGRDLNPILQDPGLAIHPPLLYLGYVGFSIVFSFAAAALIGGRIDAAWARFARPWTLFAWTALTLGIAMGSYWAYYTLGWGGFWFWDPVENASLMPWLAGTALLHSAAVMEKREALKVWTIFLSILAFSLSLLGTFLVRSGVLTSVHAFASDPERGVFILGILVFFIGGALALFALRAASLPVGGVFAPISREGALVVNNLLLSASCATVVIGTLYPLALEALTGEKISVGPPFFNTVLIPIALPLALLMPIGQMLAWKRGDLPAALQRLRAAFAVGVLAAAALGALYGTPFLSIVSGGIAVYLVVGAVSDIAHRATFRASSTGAVFSRLRGLPLSAWGTSLSHAGMGLTLLGLAATGWGVENIVAMKPGEYYDVGPYKLGIEEISPRNGPNYSETYTVMSVRSGTETVAKIEPAKRFYQARKMQRSEAGIVTLGLGQVYAAIGDSHEDGTIDARLYWKPFVTLIWIGALVMAFGGGLSLADRRLRIGVARRASAVAMPEAAE; encoded by the coding sequence ATGATCGTCGAAACCGGACATTACGCGCTCATTCTCGCGCTCGCCCTCGCTTTGCTGCAATTCGCCATTCCCTCCGCCGGCGCGCGGCTGAACGATTCGTCGCTGATGCGCGTTGCGCGGCCGACGGCCATTGCGCAGTTCCTCTTCGTCGCCTTCGCCTATGGCGCGCTGACATACGCCCATGTCGTTTCCGACTTCTCGCTCGTCAATGTCATCGAGAATTCGCACTCGCTGAAGCCCTTCGTTTATAAAATCTCCGGCGTGTGGGGAAATCACGAAGGCTCCATGCTGCTGTGGGTGCTGGTCCTTTCCTTCTGCGGCGCGCTCGTTGCGATTTTCTCTTCCGCCATGCCGGATAGACTGCGCGCCGATGCGCTTTCCGTTCAGGGCCTGCTCGGCGCGGCCTTTCTGCTGTTCATCCTGCTGACCTCCAATCCCTTCGCGCGCGTCGATCAGCCGCCGTGGGAGGGACGCGACCTCAATCCGATCCTGCAGGACCCCGGTCTCGCGATCCATCCGCCGCTGCTGTATCTGGGCTACGTCGGCTTCTCGATCGTCTTCTCTTTCGCCGCCGCCGCGCTGATCGGCGGCCGCATCGACGCCGCCTGGGCGCGTTTCGCCCGGCCCTGGACGCTCTTCGCCTGGACCGCCCTGACGCTCGGCATCGCCATGGGCTCCTATTGGGCCTATTATACGCTCGGCTGGGGCGGCTTCTGGTTCTGGGACCCGGTCGAGAACGCTTCGCTCATGCCCTGGCTCGCGGGCACGGCGCTCCTGCACAGCGCGGCTGTGATGGAGAAGCGCGAGGCGCTGAAGGTCTGGACGATCTTCCTCTCGATTCTCGCTTTTTCGCTCTCGCTGCTCGGCACCTTCCTCGTGCGCTCGGGCGTGCTCACCTCGGTGCACGCCTTCGCGAGCGATCCTGAGCGCGGCGTCTTCATTCTCGGGATTCTGGTTTTCTTCATTGGCGGCGCTCTGGCGCTCTTCGCCTTGCGGGCGGCGTCGCTCCCTGTCGGCGGCGTCTTTGCGCCGATCTCGCGCGAGGGCGCGCTGGTGGTGAATAACCTCCTGCTCTCCGCGAGCTGTGCGACGGTCGTCATCGGGACGCTCTATCCGCTCGCTTTGGAGGCGCTCACGGGCGAGAAGATTTCGGTCGGTCCCCCCTTCTTCAATACGGTGCTGATCCCCATCGCGCTGCCGCTCGCGCTGCTCATGCCCATTGGCCAGATGCTCGCCTGGAAACGCGGCGATCTGCCGGCGGCGCTGCAGCGCCTGCGCGCGGCCTTTGCTGTCGGCGTGCTCGCGGCGGCGGCGCTCGGCGCCCTTTATGGGACGCCTTTCCTCTCCATCGTTTCGGGGGGCATTGCGGTCTATCTCGTTGTCGGCGCGGTGAGCGACATCGCCCACCGCGCGACCTTCCGGGCCTCTTCGACGGGAGCGGTGTTCTCGCGCCTGCGCGGCCTGCCGCTTTCGGCCTGGGGGACGTCGCTCTCGCACGCCGGCATGGGGCTGACGCTGCTCGGCCTTGCGGCGACCGGCTGGGGCGTCGAGAACATCGTCGCCATGAAGCCCGGAGAGTATTACGACGTCGGTCCCTATAAGCTCGGCATCGAGGAAATCTCGCCACGGAACGGTCCCAACTACTCCGAAACCTACACCGTGATGTCGGTGCGCTCGGGGACCGAGACCGTCGCCAAAATCGAACCCGCCAAGCGCTTCTATCAGGCCCGCAAGATGCAGCGGTCCGAGGCCGGCATTGTGACGCTGGGCTTGGGGCAGGTTTACGCCGCGATCGGAGATTCGCATGAGGACGGGACGATCGACGCCCGGCTCTATTGGAAGCCCTTCGTCACGCTGATCTGGATCGGCGCGCTGGTCATGGCCTTTGGCGGCGGCTTGTCGCTCGCCGACCGGCGGCTGCGGATCGGCGTGGCCCGGCGGGCGAGCGCGGTGGCGATGCCGGAGGCTGCGGAATGA
- the ccmE gene encoding cytochrome c maturation protein CcmE, with product MTRKGKRLTLIIGALAVLGLAAGLMLFALRDNIIFFYTPSELAQKQVAPGARLRIGGLVKEGSVVKNGKDVAFTVTDKTKDLAVAYTGLLPDLFREGQGVVVDGLLQTDGKFKADSVLAKHDERYMPRDVADKLKQQGVWQGEKK from the coding sequence ATGACGCGCAAAGGCAAGAGACTGACGCTGATCATCGGGGCGCTGGCGGTTTTGGGCCTCGCGGCGGGTCTGATGCTTTTCGCCCTGCGCGACAATATCATCTTCTTCTACACGCCCTCGGAGCTGGCCCAGAAGCAGGTCGCGCCCGGCGCGCGGCTGCGCATCGGCGGACTCGTCAAGGAAGGCAGCGTCGTCAAGAACGGCAAGGACGTGGCCTTCACCGTCACCGACAAGACCAAAGACCTCGCCGTGGCCTACACGGGCCTCTTGCCCGATCTCTTCCGCGAGGGCCAGGGCGTCGTCGTCGACGGGTTGCTGCAAACGGACGGCAAGTTCAAGGCCGACAGTGTGCTCGCCAAGCATGACGAGCGCTACATGCCCCGCGACGTCGCGGACAAGCTGAAGCAGCAGGGCGTGTGGCAAGGAGAGAAGAAGTGA
- the ccmI gene encoding c-type cytochrome biogenesis protein CcmI — protein sequence MMWLIFALLTGAAVMAVLLPLAMRGEAKDAGAADIAFFEEQLAEIARERAEGRLDPVEAEAAKTEAARRLLRAEAAPKARAQGSRKAALAAALAAMVIVPAVSLPLYLRLGKVDMPDMPLTARLDSQPDKGDLAGAVARIEQHLREHPEDGRGFEVVAPYYLRSGRGEEAIDAYSRALKLLGATAERHANLGQARMIVAEGKVTPQARQDFEAALALDPNNVMAAYYLGIGAEQAGEKDKAVGIFEKLEAEASADASYLPAVKRRLAALRGEDAQERPPFAQGPASAQGKAIAAMPADERAATIKGMVDKLASRLESKGDDVEGWLRLIRAYSVLSEPEKAKKAVEDARKALAGKLEEVARIEALAKELNIGG from the coding sequence ATGATGTGGCTCATTTTCGCTCTCCTCACCGGCGCCGCGGTTATGGCCGTCCTCCTGCCGCTCGCCATGCGGGGCGAGGCGAAAGACGCGGGCGCCGCCGACATCGCCTTTTTCGAGGAGCAGCTCGCCGAGATCGCGCGCGAGCGCGCTGAGGGCCGCCTCGATCCGGTCGAAGCCGAGGCCGCGAAGACCGAGGCCGCCCGGCGCCTGCTGCGCGCCGAAGCGGCTCCGAAGGCGCGGGCCCAGGGCTCCCGCAAGGCGGCGCTCGCGGCGGCGCTTGCGGCGATGGTCATTGTCCCGGCGGTCTCGCTGCCGCTCTATCTGCGCCTCGGCAAAGTCGACATGCCGGACATGCCGCTGACGGCGCGGCTCGACTCCCAGCCTGACAAGGGCGATCTCGCCGGCGCCGTCGCCCGCATCGAGCAGCATTTGCGCGAACATCCCGAGGATGGCCGCGGTTTCGAAGTGGTGGCGCCTTATTACCTGCGCTCCGGGCGTGGCGAGGAGGCGATCGACGCTTATTCGAGGGCGTTGAAGCTCCTCGGGGCCACGGCGGAGCGCCACGCCAATCTGGGGCAGGCGCGCATGATCGTCGCCGAGGGCAAGGTGACGCCGCAGGCGCGGCAGGATTTCGAGGCGGCGCTGGCGCTCGACCCCAATAATGTAATGGCCGCCTATTATCTCGGGATTGGCGCCGAGCAGGCGGGCGAGAAGGACAAGGCCGTCGGGATTTTCGAGAAGCTCGAAGCCGAGGCCTCGGCCGACGCGTCCTATCTGCCGGCCGTGAAGCGCCGGCTGGCGGCGTTGCGGGGCGAAGACGCGCAAGAGCGGCCGCCCTTCGCGCAGGGGCCCGCGAGCGCGCAGGGCAAGGCCATCGCCGCCATGCCGGCCGACGAGCGCGCGGCGACGATCAAGGGCATGGTCGACAAGCTTGCGTCGCGGCTGGAGAGTAAGGGCGACGACGTCGAAGGCTGGCTGCGGCTCATCCGCGCCTATAGCGTGCTGTCGGAGCCCGAAAAGGCGAAAAAGGCTGTCGAGGACGCCCGCAAGGCGCTCGCCGGCAAGCTCGAGGAAGTCGCCCGCATCGAGGCGCTGGCGAAGGAATTGAACATCGGGGGGTGA
- a CDS encoding DUF2721 domain-containing protein, whose translation MLFDAPTIEQLSIVISQVTGPAFLLAAEAQLLGVLVSRQDRIVDRARELADLDDGHAQAHRKVEVPILRRRAVLVHRSIYWGVASCVVTSFLVIVAFASAFFRFRHEFGAGFLFMIAMGLFTAALVAFALEIKLAYAEIDAADTLMRQRDRRRGHLKAPAQE comes from the coding sequence ATGCTTTTCGACGCGCCGACCATCGAGCAGCTTTCCATCGTCATCTCCCAGGTGACCGGCCCGGCCTTTCTGCTCGCCGCCGAGGCGCAGCTTTTGGGCGTGCTCGTCTCACGGCAGGATCGGATCGTGGATCGCGCGCGCGAGCTGGCCGATCTCGACGACGGACACGCCCAGGCGCATCGCAAGGTCGAGGTGCCGATCCTGCGGCGGCGCGCCGTGCTGGTCCACCGCTCGATCTATTGGGGCGTGGCGAGCTGCGTCGTGACGAGCTTTCTCGTCATCGTCGCCTTCGCATCGGCGTTTTTCCGCTTCCGCCACGAATTCGGCGCGGGGTTTCTGTTCATGATCGCCATGGGGCTTTTCACTGCGGCGCTCGTCGCCTTCGCCCTGGAGATAAAGCTCGCTTACGCGGAAATCGACGCCGCGGACACGTTGATGAGGCAACGGGACCGGCGGCGCGGCCATCTGAAGGCGCCGGCGCAGGAGTGA